The Sediminicola sp. YIK13 genomic sequence CATGAGGGAGCTGGAGGCGGTTTTGATTTCAATACCCCCAATGGAGGCCGAGGTATCATCCAAACTAGCCTCCATGGCTAGCTGCTGTAACATAAAACCGCTTTTTTCCATGAAGGAAAATTGTTCTAGGGTAAGTCGGGCATTTTTAGGTTGGTAATTGAGATCCCTAGCCCTTAATGTGAGCTCAGTCAGGTTAATATGGTTGGGATCAAAGGGCCTTTCTTGGGGTGCATTGTTATTTGCATGGTATTGAATCGAATTATTTGCCAGGTTGATTTCATCTGCTTTTATTAAAAATTTGGGCCATAAAAAGTCAGCATTTTGGGATGGGGTAGAGGTAGCATCCACAGAGGCAAGATCATCTTTCTGGAGTTGTACGAAAATGTCGGAGTCTTTAAGGGATAACAAATCTATATCCACCTCATTAGTCGCAAGATCAGCTTTTGGAAGTTCCAGTTTAAATTCTCCCAATAGTACATCCGCCAAAAGTCCATAGGGAATTGAGTTGTAACTTATATGAACATTATTGACTTGTAGTTGCTTGACCACCACAAAAGGCAGTGTTATTTCTGTATCATCCTTAGAAACAAAAGGTTTGGTTTGTTTGTAGCCAATATTGGAGTACGATAAATTCAATTCGTCAATCTCGTAACGCATGTTCTCAAGGTCTGCCTTATCGACTTGCAATACTAAGTTTCCCACATTAAATTTGGCATATAACCCTAAATAAGCATCATTGTAGTTTAGTGTAATATCAGATAGATCAAAGGTACCTAGACTCACCTTCATAGGTGCCGCTGCTGGTTGCGGGGCAGCAGTGTCCCTGGACATAAGGGCGTCCAAAAGAAATTGGTAATTGAATTTCTCTGTATCTGAAGCTCTTACAATATTAGCCGTTACGCCATTCCAGTCAAGAGATTTTAGATTCAGTTCATTTTGGAAGATTAGGGGTGAGAGTGGCAAGTTGGCTTCCAGGGTTTTGGAATAAAAGAGGGTATCACCTTTCTTATCCTCGAGGTATACCCCCTCCAAAAAAGCATTTCCCGTAAAGGTTATGAATAGGCGGTCTATTTCAACTTTGGTGTTGGTCTTATCGGAAATGTATTTGGTTGCTTTACTTACTATTAAATTTTGACCCCATGGACTTCTTATCAGCAGGAGCAAAAGGAAAATAAATAAAAAAAGCACCAATATAAATTTGACAAAACGCCTTAAGAATCGATATTTTATATTTTTGTTTTTCATTTATGAAACGCCAAAGATCATCAATAAAGCAATGTTACAGGTGCTTTTCTCAAACTTATTATAACGGATTAAATAAATTTAAGAGATTTATGGGTAATTAAATAAGGTTAAGATTAAATGCTTCTGGGTTAGGCACAATTAAGGAATTTGGCTATTCTTGTTATTGGAAAGAGTAGTAAGTTACTTGTTCATAATTTTAGAAGGTGTTCAAAGCCTTACGATGGAATTGGAGATTATTAAGGTGAAATAAAATTTTGTATAAAACTATAATTGGTAAAGATATATGGCATCAGGATTTTTTGCATTGTTGGATGATATAGCGAGTTTAATGGATGATGTTGGGGCAATGAGTAAAATTGCCGGTAAAAAAACGGCAGGTATCTTAGGTGATGATTTGGCGGTAAACGCAGAAAAAGCCTCTGGTTTTGTCTCATCCCGTGAGATTCCTGTACTGTGGGCCATTAGCAAAGGATCAATGATCAACAAATTAATTATTCTTCCATTTGCCTTTCTCCTTAGTGCCTTTCTTCCCGTGGCCGTAACGATCATCTTGGTCTTGGGGGGGCTGTATTTGGCGTATGAAGGCGTAGAGAAAATCTATGAGTATTTTGTACCTCACGAAGAATCCAAGGTTACACTGGCTGAAATAAAACTGAGTAAAGCGGAAATTCTGGAATTGGAAAAGGAAAAAATAAAATCCGCCATCGTTACTGACTTTATTCTCTCTGTTGAAATTGTAATTATCGCCTTAGGAACC encodes the following:
- a CDS encoding DUF808 domain-containing protein, whose amino-acid sequence is MASGFFALLDDIASLMDDVGAMSKIAGKKTAGILGDDLAVNAEKASGFVSSREIPVLWAISKGSMINKLIILPFAFLLSAFLPVAVTIILVLGGLYLAYEGVEKIYEYFVPHEESKVTLAEIKLSKAEILELEKEKIKSAIVTDFILSVEIVIIALGTVVNEPLGTQILVVSIIALVATVGVYGIVAMIVRMDDLGLKFIALNGNKSSITHAIGEFLVAALPVVIKSLSVIGTIALVLVAGGIFVHNLEFLHDWLHGIPAILGEFIAGLVIGFLCLLVVLVSKRIWKAFKPDVKESKTTE